A stretch of the Duncaniella dubosii genome encodes the following:
- a CDS encoding glycosyltransferase family 2 protein codes for MDNNFSVLMSLYYKERPDYLRQSLDSVFNQTLPPDEVVMVEDGPLTDELYHVLDEYETKYPQFKRIPLAVNGGLGKALNEGLKHCSNELVARMDTDDICFPERFEKQIQFMTINPKTDISSGWIAEFQDDISNIKSIKKVPQSHEEVARYIKSRNPLNHPCVIFRKKAVERANGYQHFPLFEDWYLWARMIKNGASFANLQIPLLYFRTSPEMFKRRGGFKYAKDSARFQWKLHNLGLISTFGAIKASLIRGAVYIMPNNMRALIYSKFLRS; via the coding sequence ATGGATAATAATTTTTCTGTCTTGATGTCGCTCTACTATAAGGAACGACCCGATTATCTACGTCAAAGTCTTGACAGTGTATTCAATCAGACGCTTCCTCCGGATGAAGTGGTGATGGTGGAAGATGGACCTCTTACTGATGAACTCTATCATGTTCTTGATGAGTATGAAACCAAATATCCGCAATTCAAGAGAATTCCTTTGGCGGTTAATGGAGGACTTGGAAAAGCTTTGAATGAAGGTTTAAAGCACTGCTCCAATGAGTTGGTGGCAAGAATGGATACGGATGATATATGTTTTCCTGAAAGGTTTGAGAAACAAATTCAATTCATGACAATCAATCCCAAAACAGATATTTCAAGTGGATGGATAGCTGAATTTCAGGATGATATTTCCAACATAAAAAGTATAAAAAAAGTTCCTCAATCGCATGAAGAAGTTGCCCGGTATATTAAATCTCGTAATCCATTAAACCATCCGTGCGTAATTTTTCGAAAAAAGGCTGTTGAAAGAGCAAATGGATATCAACATTTTCCACTCTTTGAAGACTGGTATCTTTGGGCAAGAATGATAAAAAATGGAGCTTCATTCGCCAACTTACAAATCCCTTTATTATACTTTAGGACATCACCAGAAATGTTCAAACGCAGAGGAGGATTTAAATATGCGAAGGACAGCGCACGCTTTCAATGGAAGCTGCATAATTTAGGATTAATTTCCACTTTCGGTGCAATAAAGGCCAGTTTAATTCGAGGAGCTGTGTATATAATGCCGAACAACATGCGAGCGCTAATATATTCTAAATTTCTACGCTCATAA
- a CDS encoding NAD-dependent epimerase/dehydratase family protein, with protein MKIAMIGGSGFVGTRLIDLLKEDSKNYECKNIDLLPSHFFNDITVIGDVREQAQMDRELKGADVIILLAAQHRDDVTPVSLYYDTNVGGMEVTLRAMEKNGCRRIIFFSSVAVYGLNKKNPDENHPKDPFNHYGKSKWQAEQVLEKWYASHPDWNIDIIRPTVIFGERNRGNVYNLLKQISSGKFLMVGKGENKKSMAYVGNIVAFVKYLIDNVTKGYNVFNYIDKPDNNMNQLVAHVSNVLNKHIPATHFPYWLGMLGGYGFDVLAKITGKKLTVSSVRVKKFCATTEFDAKKAHSCGFKAPFTLDEGLARTLEFEFVHPRTDDIQFISE; from the coding sequence ATGAAAATCGCAATGATCGGTGGCAGCGGATTCGTTGGCACAAGACTTATCGACCTCTTGAAAGAGGACTCTAAAAACTATGAATGTAAGAACATCGACCTTCTTCCGAGCCATTTTTTCAATGACATCACGGTTATCGGTGATGTCCGTGAGCAAGCCCAGATGGACCGCGAGCTCAAAGGAGCTGATGTCATAATCCTCCTTGCCGCGCAGCACCGCGACGACGTAACGCCCGTATCGCTTTATTACGATACGAATGTCGGCGGTATGGAAGTGACACTCAGGGCTATGGAAAAGAACGGCTGCAGGCGCATCATCTTCTTTTCATCCGTGGCCGTCTATGGCCTTAACAAAAAGAATCCCGACGAGAACCATCCAAAAGATCCGTTCAACCACTACGGCAAATCGAAATGGCAGGCCGAACAGGTACTGGAAAAATGGTATGCCTCACATCCAGACTGGAACATCGACATCATCCGTCCGACAGTCATCTTCGGAGAACGTAACAGAGGAAATGTCTACAACCTACTCAAACAGATTTCGTCGGGCAAGTTCCTCATGGTAGGAAAGGGCGAGAACAAGAAGTCAATGGCCTACGTCGGCAACATCGTTGCATTCGTAAAATATCTGATAGACAATGTCACCAAAGGCTACAATGTGTTCAACTACATCGATAAACCCGACAACAACATGAACCAGCTCGTGGCACATGTGTCGAATGTGTTGAACAAACACATCCCTGCGACGCATTTCCCCTACTGGCTCGGCATGCTCGGCGGTTACGGTTTCGATGTGCTTGCAAAAATTACAGGCAAAAAACTCACTGTATCTTCGGTCCGTGTGAAAAAATTCTGTGCCACAACAGAGTTCGATGCCAAGAAAGCCCACTCATGCGGATTTAAGGCACCGTTCACTCTTGACGAAGGTCTCGCCCGCACGCTGGAATTCGAGTTTGTCCATCCGCGTACGGACGACATACAGTTTATAAGTGAATAA
- the gmd gene encoding GDP-mannose 4,6-dehydratase, which produces MLKTALITGITGQDGSFLAEFLLEKGYDVHGTIRRSSVDFRERIAHLEGHPNFHLHYADLGDSMSIMQVVSKVRPDEIYNLAAQSHVQVSFDSPEFTADVDATGVLRILEAVRLCGLAATCRIYQASTSELYGKVEEVPQNEKTPFHPYSPYAVAKLYGFWIVKEYREAYGMYCCSGILFNHESERRGETFVTRKITLAAARIAQGKQEKLCLGNLSSLRDWGYARDYVECMWLILQQPEPEDYVIATGEQHSVREFCQLAFRRAGIELRFEGEGENEKGIDVKTGKVLIEVSPDFYRPTDVVNLWGDPTKAKQKLGWDPSKKTSFEQLVNLMVDADMAKVAVERAGEQVKLNLAEYLEKGIVK; this is translated from the coding sequence ATTCTGAAAACCGCATTAATCACAGGCATCACCGGTCAGGATGGTTCGTTTCTGGCCGAGTTTCTTCTCGAAAAAGGCTATGACGTGCACGGCACGATCCGCCGCTCGTCGGTAGACTTCCGCGAGCGCATCGCCCACCTCGAGGGACACCCCAACTTCCACCTCCACTACGCGGACCTCGGCGACTCGATGTCGATCATGCAGGTCGTCTCAAAGGTGCGACCCGACGAGATCTACAACCTCGCCGCACAGAGCCACGTGCAGGTGTCGTTCGACTCCCCCGAGTTCACAGCCGACGTCGACGCGACAGGCGTCCTCCGCATCCTTGAGGCCGTACGCCTCTGCGGACTCGCCGCGACCTGCCGCATCTATCAGGCATCGACCTCTGAGCTCTACGGCAAGGTCGAGGAAGTGCCCCAGAACGAAAAGACACCCTTCCACCCCTATTCGCCATACGCCGTCGCAAAGCTCTACGGTTTCTGGATCGTGAAGGAATACCGCGAGGCATACGGCATGTACTGCTGCTCCGGAATCCTCTTCAACCACGAGTCCGAGCGCCGCGGCGAGACATTCGTCACCCGCAAGATAACCCTCGCCGCCGCACGCATCGCTCAGGGCAAGCAGGAGAAGCTCTGCCTCGGCAACCTCTCGTCGCTCCGCGACTGGGGCTACGCACGCGACTACGTGGAGTGCATGTGGCTCATCCTCCAGCAGCCCGAGCCCGAGGACTACGTGATCGCCACCGGTGAGCAGCACTCCGTCCGCGAGTTCTGCCAGCTCGCTTTCCGCCGTGCCGGCATCGAGCTGCGCTTCGAGGGCGAGGGCGAGAACGAGAAGGGCATCGACGTGAAGACCGGCAAGGTGCTCATCGAGGTGTCGCCCGACTTCTACCGCCCGACCGACGTGGTCAACCTCTGGGGCGACCCCACGAAGGCGAAGCAGAAACTCGGCTGGGACCCGTCGAAGAAGACATCTTTCGAGCAGCTCGTCAACCTCATGGTCGACGCCGACATGGCCAAGGTCGCCGTCGAGCGAGCAGGTGAACAGGTGAAACTCAACCTCGCCGAATACCTCGAGAAAGGAATCGTGAAGTAA